The Verrucomicrobiota bacterium sequence CGTACCTGAACAAGGTCGCGGTCTGGACTTACTACAAAGGCTCCAAACGCGAGCCCGGGATCGACGAGGGACAGACCACCGTGGCGTTCGTGCCGGAGAAAGGCTGGTTCTGGCACATCCCGCAGCACAACGACATGGTGAGCGTTGGGGTTGTGGCCGAAGGCAAGTATCTGACGCGCGGCGGCGTGAAATCGCCCGAAGCCATTTTCCATCGCGAGGTGGAGGAAAACCTCTGGATCAAAGACCGCCTCTCCATCGGCCAACAGGTCGGGCCGTACTATCTGACCAGTGAATTCTCGTTTCACTCGCGGCACTGCGGCTCCGAAGGATTGCTGCTCGTGGGCGACGCCTTCGCGTTTCTGGATCCCGTGTTTTCGTCAGGACTGATGTTCGCGCTGAAGAGCGGGGTCCTGGCCGGTGACGCCGTCCACGAAGCGATTCTGGCGAATGATTTCTCCCCGGAACGGTTCCTGGATTACGCGAATACCCTGCGGGAAGGCGTCGAAAACATGCGCCGATTGGTTTATGCCTTTTACAACCCCAAGTTCAGTTTCCGCGCACTGACCGACAAGTATCCGGATCTGGTCGGCGATGTGACGGATTGCCTGAGCGGCGACGTGAACAAGGATTTCTCGCGATTGTTCAACGCGATTTCTGAGTTTGCCGAAGTTCCCGAAGCGCTCCCGGTGGGACAGCCGTTGGTCAGCGCGGCTCGCGATCTATTGTTGCCGGCATGATGCGGGCTGCAGATTCGTGCCACTTGACCGCGATTGGACTTGTGGATGCAGTCGGCGACGATTCGAGCGGCTTGCGACGAGTTCATAACTCGCGTAGTCTTACATCATGCCGACGGTGTTGCGGGA is a genomic window containing:
- a CDS encoding NAD(P)/FAD-dependent oxidoreductase, with amino-acid sequence MPHQESYSAVIIGGGPAGSAASAVLAEKGHRVLVLEREKFPRYHIGESLIPFTYHPLNRLGLIPRMKRSANQKKYSVVFVQPNGKASQPFYFFTRYDRDTVAQTWQVLRSEFDQMLLDNAREKGASVQEEITVKELLREGERVVGVRAVDKTGQTHEYRAPITLDCTGKESFSAVRNGWRMRDPYLNKVAVWTYYKGSKREPGIDEGQTTVAFVPEKGWFWHIPQHNDMVSVGVVAEGKYLTRGGVKSPEAIFHREVEENLWIKDRLSIGQQVGPYYLTSEFSFHSRHCGSEGLLLVGDAFAFLDPVFSSGLMFALKSGVLAGDAVHEAILANDFSPERFLDYANTLREGVENMRRLVYAFYNPKFSFRALTDKYPDLVGDVTDCLSGDVNKDFSRLFNAISEFAEVPEALPVGQPLVSAARDLLLPA